The Arcobacter arenosus region ATTAGATATGTAAAAGGAGTAAGCATGGAAGAAGATTATAAAAAATGGTTATCACAATTTAGAAAAGGCTATATAGAACTATGTACACTTATTACACTCAAAAATAGTGGAGCATTACATGGAGTAGCTCTTATAAAAGCTTTTGAAGAAGTTGAACTAAGTATAAATGAGGGAACATTATATCCTCTATTAAATAGAATGGAACAAAACGGATGGTTAGAGTCTTCTTGGAATATGCCTAAAACAAGTGGGCATCCAAAAAGAGAATACAAAATAAGTGAAAAAGGTGGAAAAATTTTACCTAGATTAATTGAAACCTACGATTCACACAATAAAAGCTTAGAAAAATTAAAGGAGATAAGATGAAAACTAATGATTATATAAAAGAGTTGAAAAATCATTTATCTGTTCTTGATAATAAAAAAAGAGAAGAGATAATAAAAGAGATAGAAAGTTATATTGAAGAAAGTGACGCTAGCTATTCTTTACTTGTTGAAAGATTTGGGATACCAGAAGAACTTGCTAATAGTTATTTAGAAGATATGCCCATTAAAGAATCTAAAGGTAAAAAAATATGGTCAAAAACTAAAAAGGCTATTTTTACAATTATTATTTTCCTTATTGTAGTTTCTATTGCTGTTGGAATTTTTATTTATAATATAATTAAAGACCCATTTGATTATGCAAAATTTGATGCTAATACAATTGATTCAAAAGTTGAAAACCAATGGAAAAAAATTGATAATATCGACTCTTTAGATATTGAACAAGCAAAAGTTGTACTTTATGGAAGTGACAAAGATGTATTTGAAGTAAGTTGTGAAGGGAATAAAAATACTCAAAACAAAACTACTTTTATAATAAAACAATCAAGATGCTTTTTAAAAGTTCCAAAACAAAAACTAAACATAAAATCTATTCAATCTGAAATTGTATTTATTGAACCTAAAGAGGAGACTCAATTTAATTCAAGACAAAGTAGAATAAAAATTGCTTCTAAAGAAAACCAATATAAATATGAATTAAATGGGGAAGAGAGTGATTTAAAAAAAATAAAATCAAATGAAGATGGTATACTAATTAAAGGTGAATTTTATCAAAGTGAAGTTGTACCATATAAATATTAGGGGAATAATCTACTCCCCTAAAAAACTACCTATTTTTCTAAAATAGCTTTCTATATTTTCAAAAGAGTGGTTTCCACCCTCTTCTATTATAAGTTCACTTTCACTTAATTTTTCTTCAGCCTCAGTATAATCTAATACCTCATCTTCTGTTTGAAGCAGTGTTATAAAATTTTCTTGATTTTTTATCTCATTTACTTCTAAAGCTTTAAGTTGTTGAATATGCTCTGTTGTAACTTCAAAAGATGTACTATCATAATAATTCATTGCCATACCAACTTTGTCTAAAGTTTTATATGGGTAAATAGCAGGATTAATTAATACAGCTTTTAAATCATATTTGTTAGCTAAATAAAGAGCATAATATCCACCTAAAGATGAACCTACTAAACCTACATTTTCATCTTTTTCTAAAAGTAATTCAATTAGTTGTTCTAAAGTATCTATTGCCAAATTTGGTACATATGATAAAGATGGAGCAATAACCTCATCTTCAAAATATTCCCTAAAAAGTGTTGCTTTACCGCCATGCCCACTACTTCCAAAACCATGTATATATATAATCATATTTTCTCTTTTTTATTAAATTCTCTAAGTGCTTTTCTTGATGCTTTATCAACTAAATTAAAAAGCTTATCAAGGTCATCTTTTAAAGCAGTTTTTTTGTGACCTTTTATTTTAACAAAGTTCAAACTTAGATTCTTTATTTTTGCATAAAATTTTTTGTAAAGCTCTTCATTTTTAACTTTTTTACCACTACTTGT contains the following coding sequences:
- a CDS encoding PadR family transcriptional regulator, with the protein product MEEDYKKWLSQFRKGYIELCTLITLKNSGALHGVALIKAFEEVELSINEGTLYPLLNRMEQNGWLESSWNMPKTSGHPKREYKISEKGGKILPRLIETYDSHNKSLEKLKEIR
- a CDS encoding YqiA/YcfP family alpha/beta fold hydrolase gives rise to the protein MIIYIHGFGSSGHGGKATLFREYFEDEVIAPSLSYVPNLAIDTLEQLIELLLEKDENVGLVGSSLGGYYALYLANKYDLKAVLINPAIYPYKTLDKVGMAMNYYDSTSFEVTTEHIQQLKALEVNEIKNQENFITLLQTEDEVLDYTEAEEKLSESELIIEEGGNHSFENIESYFRKIGSFLGE
- a CDS encoding DUF1700 domain-containing protein, with the protein product MKTNDYIKELKNHLSVLDNKKREEIIKEIESYIEESDASYSLLVERFGIPEELANSYLEDMPIKESKGKKIWSKTKKAIFTIIIFLIVVSIAVGIFIYNIIKDPFDYAKFDANTIDSKVENQWKKIDNIDSLDIEQAKVVLYGSDKDVFEVSCEGNKNTQNKTTFIIKQSRCFLKVPKQKLNIKSIQSEIVFIEPKEETQFNSRQSRIKIASKENQYKYELNGEESDLKKIKSNEDGILIKGEFYQSEVVPYKY